A genomic window from Lycium barbarum isolate Lr01 chromosome 4, ASM1917538v2, whole genome shotgun sequence includes:
- the LOC132637815 gene encoding uncharacterized protein LOC132637815 has translation MSSMKFEIDRFSGRNNFNIWKIQMMALLRREGSIHAIDGKYSNGTSASNKEKIKGDAQLSLAPNALCEVSTSNKETAKQLWDKLQGHYQDRSVITRMLLQQRLHTFKMGSGTSLQDHLNAFNKLIMDLQIADIKKDEETLACALLFSLTSGYRDIENSMMYRKEPINFEQVRQALKSSDVWRHFEGDRDD, from the coding sequence ATGAGTTCTATGAAGTTTGAAATTGATAGATTCAGTGGACGCAACAACTTCAATATCTGGAAGATCCAAATGATGGCGTTACTGCGGAGGGAAGGTTCAATCCATGCTATTGACGGAAAGTATTCCAATGGTACATCGGCTTCCAACAAGGAAAAGATTAAAGGGGATGCACAACTGTCTCTTGCACCTAATGCGCTTTGTGAAGTGAGTACAAGTAACAAAGAGACGGCCAAGCAGTTATGGGACAAGCTACAAGGGCATTACCAGGACAGATCGGTGATAACAAGAATGTTGTTACAACAGCGTCTTCACACATTTAAGATGGGGTCAGGTACTTCTTTACAAGATCATTTAAATGCGTTCAATAAACTTATCATGGACTTACAGATTGCCGACATTAAAAAGGACGAGGAGACGCTTGCGTGTGCTTTACTATTTTCATTAACTTCAGGATATCGTGATATCGAGAATTCAATGATGTATAGGAAGGAGCCTATCAACTTTGAGCAAGTGCGGCAAGCACTTAAATCTAGTGATGTGTGGAGGCATTTCGAAGGAGACAGAGATGATTAG